The DNA segment CACCCGCGTCACCGCGGAGCGCGGCGTGTTGACGGCGCTGGACGGGTCCTGCCGCACCCCCATCGCCGCACTCGCCACCCTGAACGGGGACAGGCTGTCGCTGGAGGCTCTCGTGATCCGCGGCGACGGCAGCCAATGGTTCCGCACCAGCCGCACCGGTGATCCAGCCGACGCGGCGGAGATGGGCGATGATGCCGGCCGGGAGCTGAAGAGTCTGCTGCCGCCGGACTTCTTCGGCCCGCCGGGTACGCCGGGGTTCCGCCCGCCGGAATGGTCCTGAGGCCGGCCGCCGCTATGGCGGGCGTCCTGGTCACACGGCCGGAGGCCGATGCGGCGGAACTGGCGGAAGCGCTACGCCGGCGCGGACACACCCCCCTCATCGAACCGCTGCTGGATATCCGGTTCACCGGGACGGAGCCGCTGGACCTGACCGGCGTGCAGGCGCTGGTCTTCACCAGCGCCAACGGCGTACGTGCTGCAGCGGGCCGGACACACATACGCGACCTGCCGGTCCATGCCGTGGGCCGCAAGACAGCGGACGCCGCGCGGCAGGCAGGCTTCGTCCATGTCACCGCCGCGGCGGGAGACGGGCAGGCCCTGGCTGCCGATCTAACCCGCATGATCGACCCGGCGAAGGGCCGGCTGCTGCATGTCGGCGGGGCGGCGGTGGCTGTGGATATCGGCGCACTGCTGCGCCCGCATGGCATCAATCTTACCCGCGTCGTCGGGTACGAGGCGGTTGCGGCGGGTACCCTATCCGCCGCCTCGCTGGATGCGCTGGATCAAGGCCTGATCGGGTACGCCATGTTTTTCTCTCCCCGGACGGCGCGTACGTTTGCTAGCCTTCTGACGTCCCATGGCCGGCAGGCGGCATGTGCAAGGATCACTGCGCTTTGCCTCAGCGCCGCGGTCGCCGCAGGATTGGACGGGTTGCGCTTTCAGGAGGTCCGCACGGCCGACCGCATGGAGGCGGAAGCGATGCTGGAGCTGCTGCCCGGCTGAAGCGTACGCGGGATGGACACGTACGGCCGGCATTGGATCGGCCGGGAAGAACCGGATAACCGGAACCGGAGGGAGCATCGATGGCCAACCCGCACAGCCCCGGCATGGGAGAAGAAGCCGCCCGCGCTACAGAAGCGCTGGTGGAGAAGTTCGGCGGCATCCGGCCCATGGCGGGCAAGCTGGGCATTCCCGTGACCACGGTGCAGGGCTGGAAGAAGCGCGGCCATGTGCCCGGGAACCGCCGCGCCGACATCATGGCCGCCGCAGCCTCGCACGACATCTCCCTGACGCAGGAAGAGTTGGACCGCGCCATCAGCCTTCTGCCGGAGGAGGCGGAAGGCGGCGAAACCCCGCCCCCGCCGCACCCGGAGCCGCGGATCATCGATGTGGAGCCGGAGCAGATCGCCCCATCCCCTGCCCCGGACCCGGTCGCTCCCACGCCCCCGCCGAAGATGCCCAGCCGTCCGGCGACCGCCGTGCCGGACCCGGATGCGGACCCGAAGCAGGACGGCCCCGCCGAAACACCGCCGCCGCCCCACGCCCCACCACCGGAGCCGCCGGCCCGCGATACTGCCCAGCGGACCAGCCGCATCGGGGCCGCGGCCTTCGTGGTGGCATTGGTGGGGCTGGGCACCGGCGTGTTCGGGCTGATGCGGCATGGCGACCTGCCGGGGCTGGGCCGGACCGCCGAAGCGCCCGCCTGGGCTGCGGAGCTGGAGGCCACGCGGGCACAGGTGGCGGCACTTTCCGGCGATCTGGAGCAGGCGCGGGCGGAGATCGGCCGGCTTCAGCAACAGGCCGCGGACGCCCCGCCTCCGACAGAAATTCCGGCCCCTGTCGCCGCATTGCCGGAGCAGGTCAGCGCCCTGTCCCGCGAACTGGAGTCGTTGCGGGGTGTGGTCCAGGCCCTTCCCGCCACCCCGACGGAGGGCAATGCGTCCGATCCCGCCGCCCTGGACGCCCTGCGCCAAGATGTGGAGCGGCTGGCCGGCGAGGTGCAGTCACTGGCAAGCCGGCCCGCCCCGTCCGGCGGCGAACCGGTGGATCTGTCGCCGGTCGTCCAGGCGGTGAACGACCTTGGTAGCCGTGTCTCCGCCCTGGAGAGCGCGCCGCCCCCGCCCGCGGAAGGCGGCGGGGCGGACCCGGCCCGTGTCGCGGCGCTGGAATCGGCGCTGGGCGACCTCGGCTCCCGGCTGGAGCGGTTGGAGAACCGGGTGTCCAGCCTGCCGACGGCCTTTGCCGGCGGTGCGGAGGGGGAAGCGCTGCTGGTCGCGGCCAACCAGTTGCAGGCCGCCCTGAATGCGGGCCGGCCCTACGGGGCGGAGCTGCGGGCCGTGCAGGCGCTGGCCGCCGGGGTGCCGCAGCTTGAACCGGCGCTGGCCGATCTGGCCCCGCGGGCGGAGCAGGGCCTGCCCACGGCCACCGCGCTCCGCACCCGCTTCGACGGTTTGGCGACGGAGATCATCCAGGCCGAACGGCTGCGCACAGATGCGAGCTGGATGGACCAGACGCTGGGCCGCATGTCCTCCCTGGTGACCGTGCGCCGCGCCTCCGGCGAGGTGGCGGGGGACTCGGTGCAGGCGGTGGTGTCGCGGGCCGAGGCCGCCCTGGATACCGGCGATCTGGCCCATGCGGTGCAGGAGCTGTCCACCCTGTCCGGCCCTGCGGCCGAGGCTGCCGCGCCCTGGCTGACCGACGCCCGTACCCGCGTCGCGGCGGAACGAGCTGCCAGGGCCGCAGGCGAGTTCGCGGTGGCGCGGCTGAGCGGGAGTGCCGGGCAATGAAGCGCGCCATCCTGCTTTTCCTGAAGATCGCCATCCTGGTGGCGGCGGCGGTCTGGCTGGCCGATCGGCCGGGACAGGTGGAGATCGAGTGGCAGGGCTATCTGATCCAGACCAGCACCGGCGTCCTGGCCGTGGCGGTGCTGGTGCTGGTGGTCGGTGCGGCGCTGATCTACCGGCTATGGCGCGCCCTGGTGAGCAGCCCCCGCGCCTTCGGCCGCTATCGCCAGCAGGCCAAGCGGGAACGCGGCTACAAGGCGCTGACCCAAGGCATGGTGGCCGTGGCCGCTGGCGATGCGGAGGCGGCAGCGCGTTATGCCCGCAAGGCGGACGTGCTTCTGAACGAGCCGCCGCTGACCCTGCTGCTGTCGGCCCAGGCCGCGCAGTTGCAGGGCGATGACCAAGCCGCCCGCAAGTACTTCCAGGCCATGCTGGAACGGCCGGAGACGGAGTTCCTGGGCCTGCGCGGCCTTCTGACCCAGGCGCTGCGCGCCGGGAACCGACCGGAGGCGCTGGAGCTGGCCCGCCGCGCCCAGAAGCTTCAGCCCAAGAGCCAGTGGCCGGCCACCGCCCTGGTGGAGTTGGAGGCGCAGAGCGGCCATTGGCGAGAGGCGGAGATCGCCCTGCAGAAGGCCGCCCGCATCAAGGCGCTGCCGCCCGAACGGGCCAAGCGCGACCGCGCCGCCCTGCTGGTGGAGGAGAGCCGGCAGGCCGCCGGCGCCGGGCAGGCGGAGCAATCCATGATCCTGGCCCAGAAGGCGCACGATCTCTGCCCCGGCTTTGTGCCAGCCGCGGTGCAGCTCGCCCGCGCGAAGATTGCCGTGGGCAAGCCGAAGCCGGCCGCGAAGGTGCTGGAAACCTGCTGGCGCATCGCCCCCCATCCCGACCTTGCGGCAGCCTGGGGAGACACGGCGGAAAGCGCCGATCCGTTGGTGCGGGTGAAGCGGTATGAGGAGTTGGTGGCGCTGAATCCAAAGGCGGCGGACGGCCATATTGCCCTGGCGGAGGCCAGCATGCGCGCCCGCCTGTGGGGACAGGCCCGCAACCATTTGCATCAGGCTCGCACGATTGCGCCCAGCGCCCGCATCTACCGCCTGCTGGCGGAAGCGGAGCGGCTGGAGCATGGCGACGGCCCGCAGGTGCGGGAATATCTGTCCAAGCTGGCCGGGGCCGAACCGGACCCCGCCTGGGTCTGCGGCTCCTGCGGCACCATCGCCGCGGCCTGGGGTGCTGTGTGCGGCCATTGCGGCGGCTTCGACACGCTGGATTGGCGGCAGCCCGGCCCCGCTTTGCGGCTGGCCGCACCGGAAGCAGCCCCCATCCCTGTAAGCGCCCCGGCTTCCGCCCCCCTGCCCGCCGCGGCTCCGGCGGCTACATAGCCGGGTACGGGCGTGACGGAGAAAAGCCTGCTTTTTGAGGGATAGAAAAGGTGGAGCGGTGCGGTGGGCTCCAGTCGCGGAGATCATCTCGGCTGACTGCGCCTGCGGCGCGGCGGCGTAGCCGCTTATTATTCTGATGAGGTCGGCGCGCTACCGGGAACCGGCAGGCCCATCATTTTCATCCTGTTCATCTTATTCATCTTTCTAGATGTCACCGGCCCAGCCATTTGACGCCTTCCGCGCGGGCTCCGACAGCCGATTTGATATCTGGAAAGGATGAATAGGATAAATAGGATGGCACGCCAATCCGGCGGAGCCAATCTTGCAGCACCAGCCTGCATCGGCAGATGAGGTGCTCTCCGTCATCCCATCCATCCTATTCATCCTTTCCCATACCCGAACCAACCCTCCCCACGGGGAGGACGGCGTTGAATGGTTCAGATGGCTGTCGGCCACGCATCGCGCGACCGACCTACGTTTCTGCTGGAAAACAGTGACCGACGCGGGCGTCCGCCTTGGCAACCATGCCATTGACCGCCTAGGGTTGCCCGGCCTGTTCCAACCTGAACCGCCATTCCATGCTTCTTCCCTTTCCCGGTGCGGCGGAGTCGCTGCTCGTCCTTCTGATGGCGCTGCTGCTGGATGCCTGCATCGGCGATATCCGCTGGCTGAACCGGTTGTTCCCGCGGCCGGTGGAGCTGCTGGCGCGGCTTGCGGAGTGGTTCGACCGCAGGCTGAACCGGATCGAGCGTACGGATTCGACGCGCCGCGCCCGCGGAACCCTGACCGTGATGCTGCTGGCCGCCGGGGCTGTAGCCGCGGGGCTGCTGCTGGCCTTCGCGACGCGCCAGACGCCCGGCGGCTGGATGGTGGAGATGGTGCTGGCCGCGCGCTGCCTGGATGTGCGGCGACCCTGGGCCGGCATGCGGCAAGTCGGGGCGGCGCTTGAGCGCGGCGGGGTGGAGGCCGGGCGGCTGGCCGTGGCCCCCTCACCGACCGGCAGGCCTGGAGCCTGGATTTCCACGGCGTCATCCGGGCGGCGGTGGAGAGCGGGGCGCGCGGCCTGCTGACGGGGCTGGTGGCCCCTGTCCTGTTCCATGCCGCACTGGGGCCGCCGGGACTGCTGCTCTGGGTTACGGCGCTCGCCATGCGCGACAGCATCGGCCATACCGGCCTGCCCCGGTTCCAGCAGTTCGGGCGAGCGGCCGCGGCGCTCTTCCACCTCCTGGCAATCGTGCCGGCCTGGATCGCCGCCGGCGTGATCGCGCTCTCATCCCTGTTCGTGCCGAACGGCCGGGCCGGCCGCGCGCTGGCTACCGCCGCGAAGGACGCGCGCTGCCATCCGCTGGGGGCGGAGGCCTGGACCGTGGCCGCCCTGGCCGGCGCGCTGGACCTTGCCCTCTCCGGCCCCAGGCGGGAGGGGGAGATCGTGGTGCAGCAGCCCTGGCTGGGCGAAGGCCGCGCCCGCGCCATGGTCAAGGACCTCCGCCCCGCCATCTCCCTCTATGCCGTGGCGGGGGTCATCACGTCGGGATTGGTGCTGGCGGCCATGCTTGCCGCACTGCAGTAATCCTGGCGAGGGGAAGAGGGTTCCCTCCCTTGCCCATACAGCCGATCCGGTCTAAGTGACCGGACATGCCTCCTGATCATTCCCCGCCGAAGCCCGCGCCCGATGCCGCCGTACGGCGTGGTCCGGCTCCGCCCCCGCCGGAGGCTTTCGCCTATCAGCGCCCGCCTCTGCGCGCCTCCTCCGCCCGCCGGATCGGGGCTATCGTGCTGCGGCACTGGTACCTGATCCGCGCCTCCTGGCCGCGCATCCTGGAGCTGGCCTACTGGCCCACGGTGCAGTTGCTGATCTGGGGACTGCTGTCGCAGTTCCTGGTGGGCAATTCGAGCTGGGTGGCCCAGGCCGCCGGCGTGCTGCTGGGGGCCGTGCTGCTGTGGGAGGTGCTGGTCCGCACCAAGATATCCATGACCATCTCCTTCCTGGAGGAGCTGTGGAGCCGGAACCTGGGCAACCTGTTCGTCAGCCCCATGCGGGCCTGGGAGTGGGTGGCCGCCCTGATGGCCGTGGGCGTGATCCGGGCGGCCATCGGCCTGTCCATGCCCATCCTGCTCGCCATCCCGCTGTTCGGCTTCAACCTGTTCTCCCTAGGACTGCCGCTGATCGCCTTCTTCGCCATGCTGATGCTGACGGGGGTGACGGTGGGGCTGCTGACCTCCGGCATGATCCTGCGCCACGGGCTGGGGGCGGAGGGGCTGGCCTGGATGGCGGTGTTCGTGCTGGCCCCCTTCAGCGCCGTCTACTGGCCGGTGGAGGGCCTTCCGGGCTGGCTGGCCGCCATCTGCCTTGCCCTGCCCACCACCCATGTGTTCGAAGGGATGCGCGGCGTGCTATTCGGGCACGGCTTCTCCTGGAGCCATTTCGGGTGGGCCGTGCTGCTGAATCTTCTCTATATCGTGCTTGCCGGCCTATATTTCCTGCGGGCCTTCCAGAACGCGCGGACGCGCGGCGCGCTGCTCCAGACCGGGGAATAATACAGCGCCGGAAAGGCCAGGGAGGATGGACGCAGATGGCCGCGCTGCTGAAGTTCGCTGTGCAGAAGCCCAAGGGCTCCAAATGGGAGACCCTGGCCCTGGTGGATGATCCCAAGACAGGCCGGCGGGAGTTCCATGACGCCGTGGGGCGTTTCGGCTCCGGCTATGTCCGGCTGATCCAGGTGGAGTTCAGAAGTCCGGACGCCCTGTCGGACTATGACTGGCGTCTGATCGACCTTCACGACCCGTTCCAGGGCAAGGGTCCCCGGCCGAACCTCCGGGTGATCTCCTCATCTACCGGCAAGGCGGCCCGCAAGACCCTGCGGGCGCCGCCAAGACCGGTCGGAAGACCCGTCAGGCCTGTGCAGGCGGATGAGAAGGTCCCCGTTCCTGTCACCACCTACATCGCCGCGTTCCTGTTCGGGGCGCTGGCGCTGGTCATCTGGGGCGTGTGGTTCCAGGTGTGACAGGGCGGCATCGGCCGTCGTCGGACCGCGGGTCATAGGCCGGATCGGCGCAGCGCCCGACCCGGCCTGCGCCTCAATGCATCTGCCCGCCGCCCTTCCCGCTGACACCGGCCTCGGCGAAGGTGGACATGCCGGTATGGCAGGCAAGCGCCATCCTGATCAGCGGGATGGTGAGCGCCGCCCCCGATGCCTCGCCTAGCCGCATGTCCAGATCCAGCAGCGGGCGCTTGCCGATCACCTCCAGCAGGCGGGCATGGCCCGGCTCCCGGCTGCGATGCGCGACCATGCAGTGGTCCAGCGCCTTGGGATCGGCCTTGTGCAGCACGGCCGCCGCAGCCGTGCAGGCATAGCCGTCCAGCACCACCGGCACGCGGGCCAGCCGGGCGGCGACAATGGCGCCGACGATGGCCGCGAACTCCTGCCCGCCGAGGCAGCGCAACGCCTCGAACGGGTCCGTCAGAGCGCCCGGGTTGGCGGCGAGGCCGGCCTCAACCGTCTCGATCTTGCGCTTCAGGCCGGCGGGGTCGACGCCGGTGCCAGGTCCGACCCACTGCGCCGCCTCCCCCCCGAACAGCGCCATGCAGAGTGCGGCCGCGGCGGAGGTGTTGCCGATCCCCATCTCACCCAGGCAGAGCAGGTGCAGACCCGGCTCCAGCGCCATCATACCGTAGGCGCAGGCATGGGCGCAGGCCTCGTCGCTCATGGCCGGGCCTTGGGTGAAATCCTCCGTCGGCCGCTCCACAGCCATCTCATAGACCCTGAGATCGGCGTCGGCCGCCTTGGCGAGCTGGTTGATGGCGGCCCGGTTGTCGATGAAGGCCTGCACCATCTGCCCCGTCACCTCCGGCGGATATGCCGAGACGCCGCGCCGGGCGATGCCATGGGCGCCGGCGAAGATGGCGATGCGGGGGTGGGTCAGTTCCGGCGGGGTGCGCCCCTGCCAAGCGGCCATCCAGGCGCTGATCTCCTCCAGCCTTCCCAGCGATCCCGGCGGCTTCAGCAGGTTCACCTCGCGCTGGGTGGCGGCCGTCATGGCCTCCAGGTCCGGGCCGGGGAGTTCCGGGATGATGCGGCGGACCTCGTCCAGGCTGGCGGTGGTGTCTGCGGGCATGGCGGGCTGTCCCTGATGATGCTGCGCGTAAGGTGGTTGCCTCGCCGGACAGCGGCAAGCGGCTCCCTCCTTTTCGCAGGGAACGGCGCTGGCGGTCCGGCCGCCTCTCCCGTATACCGTTGGAATGAGCGATGCAACCGGGCCGCGGCGCGCCTCTCCCCTGATGGAATTCACCGCAGCGGTCATCTTCCTGACCCGCATTCCCATTCCCTGGCGCGGAAACTGGCCGGCGGACCTGGCGGAGCGCGCCTTCGCCTGGTTTCCCCTTGTCGGCGGGCTGATCGGCGCCGCTGGCGGCGTGGCCTACTGGGCATTCTCCAGCGCCGGCCTGCCGCCTTGGTTGTCCGCCGCCTGCACGGTGGCCGCCCTGGTCTGGCTGACCGGCGCCCTGCATGAGGATGGTCTGGCCGATGTGGCCGACGGGATGGGCGGCGGCCGCGACCGGGAGCAGAAGCTGTCCATCATGAAGGACAGCCGCATCGGCACCTATGGCGCGGCGGCCCTGATCCTGTCCTTTGCCATGCGCATCGGCGCGCTGGCCGCCATTGCCGAGCCGCGGGCCGTGGCCCTGGCCCTGATCGGCGCGCATGCCTTCTCCCGCGGCCTGCTGCCGGCCTTGAAGGCGGTCCTGCCGGATGCGCGCCCCACCGGCGCCAGCGCGTCCCAGGGCCGCCCCAACCATGCCCGCGCCCTGGTGGCAGCCGTGATCGGCATCAGTCTGGCGGCAACCGCTCTCGGCAAGCTGGACCCGATGGGCGGCGGGGCGGGACTGCTCATACTGGCGGTGTCGGCCGCATCCGCATCGCCGCTGATCGCCATGGCGCGGCGGCAACTCGGCGGCATCACCGGCGATGTGCTCGGCGCGTCGCAGCAGGTGTCGGAACTGGCCTTCCTGCTGGCCCTGGTCGGCGCGCTGTCCCACGCGGGGCTGTAGCCTGTGGGCGGCCCGGCGGTCACGCGCTGGTGGTGGGTCCGCCACGCGCCGGTCATCGCAACGCCGGGCACCATCGCCGGCCGGCTGGATCTGCCGGCCGACCTGTCCGACGAAGCCGCATTCTACGCCCTG comes from the Indioceanicola profundi genome and includes:
- a CDS encoding uroporphyrinogen-III synthase, whose amino-acid sequence is MVLRPAAAMAGVLVTRPEADAAELAEALRRRGHTPLIEPLLDIRFTGTEPLDLTGVQALVFTSANGVRAAAGRTHIRDLPVHAVGRKTADAARQAGFVHVTAAAGDGQALAADLTRMIDPAKGRLLHVGGAAVAVDIGALLRPHGINLTRVVGYEAVAAGTLSAASLDALDQGLIGYAMFFSPRTARTFASLLTSHGRQAACARITALCLSAAVAAGLDGLRFQEVRTADRMEAEAMLELLPG
- a CDS encoding mitofilin family membrane protein, which encodes MANPHSPGMGEEAARATEALVEKFGGIRPMAGKLGIPVTTVQGWKKRGHVPGNRRADIMAAAASHDISLTQEELDRAISLLPEEAEGGETPPPPHPEPRIIDVEPEQIAPSPAPDPVAPTPPPKMPSRPATAVPDPDADPKQDGPAETPPPPHAPPPEPPARDTAQRTSRIGAAAFVVALVGLGTGVFGLMRHGDLPGLGRTAEAPAWAAELEATRAQVAALSGDLEQARAEIGRLQQQAADAPPPTEIPAPVAALPEQVSALSRELESLRGVVQALPATPTEGNASDPAALDALRQDVERLAGEVQSLASRPAPSGGEPVDLSPVVQAVNDLGSRVSALESAPPPPAEGGGADPARVAALESALGDLGSRLERLENRVSSLPTAFAGGAEGEALLVAANQLQAALNAGRPYGAELRAVQALAAGVPQLEPALADLAPRAEQGLPTATALRTRFDGLATEIIQAERLRTDASWMDQTLGRMSSLVTVRRASGEVAGDSVQAVVSRAEAALDTGDLAHAVQELSTLSGPAAEAAAPWLTDARTRVAAERAARAAGEFAVARLSGSAGQ
- a CDS encoding heme biosynthesis protein HemY; translated protein: MKRAILLFLKIAILVAAAVWLADRPGQVEIEWQGYLIQTSTGVLAVAVLVLVVGAALIYRLWRALVSSPRAFGRYRQQAKRERGYKALTQGMVAVAAGDAEAAARYARKADVLLNEPPLTLLLSAQAAQLQGDDQAARKYFQAMLERPETEFLGLRGLLTQALRAGNRPEALELARRAQKLQPKSQWPATALVELEAQSGHWREAEIALQKAARIKALPPERAKRDRAALLVEESRQAAGAGQAEQSMILAQKAHDLCPGFVPAAVQLARAKIAVGKPKPAAKVLETCWRIAPHPDLAAAWGDTAESADPLVRVKRYEELVALNPKAADGHIALAEASMRARLWGQARNHLHQARTIAPSARIYRLLAEAERLEHGDGPQVREYLSKLAGAEPDPAWVCGSCGTIAAAWGAVCGHCGGFDTLDWRQPGPALRLAAPEAAPIPVSAPASAPLPAAAPAAT
- a CDS encoding cobalamin biosynthesis protein, with the translated sequence MLLPFPGAAESLLVLLMALLLDACIGDIRWLNRLFPRPVELLARLAEWFDRRLNRIERTDSTRRARGTLTVMLLAAGAVAAGLLLAFATRQTPGGWMVEMVLAARCLDVRRPWAGMRQVGAALERGGVEAGRLAVAPSPTGRPGAWISTASSGRRWRAGRAAC
- a CDS encoding cobalamin biosynthesis protein, with translation MESGARGLLTGLVAPVLFHAALGPPGLLLWVTALAMRDSIGHTGLPRFQQFGRAAAALFHLLAIVPAWIAAGVIALSSLFVPNGRAGRALATAAKDARCHPLGAEAWTVAALAGALDLALSGPRREGEIVVQQPWLGEGRARAMVKDLRPAISLYAVAGVITSGLVLAAMLAALQ
- a CDS encoding ABC transporter permease, yielding MPPDHSPPKPAPDAAVRRGPAPPPPEAFAYQRPPLRASSARRIGAIVLRHWYLIRASWPRILELAYWPTVQLLIWGLLSQFLVGNSSWVAQAAGVLLGAVLLWEVLVRTKISMTISFLEELWSRNLGNLFVSPMRAWEWVAALMAVGVIRAAIGLSMPILLAIPLFGFNLFSLGLPLIAFFAMLMLTGVTVGLLTSGMILRHGLGAEGLAWMAVFVLAPFSAVYWPVEGLPGWLAAICLALPTTHVFEGMRGVLFGHGFSWSHFGWAVLLNLLYIVLAGLYFLRAFQNARTRGALLQTGE
- the cobT gene encoding nicotinate-nucleotide--dimethylbenzimidazole phosphoribosyltransferase — encoded protein: MPADTTASLDEVRRIIPELPGPDLEAMTAATQREVNLLKPPGSLGRLEEISAWMAAWQGRTPPELTHPRIAIFAGAHGIARRGVSAYPPEVTGQMVQAFIDNRAAINQLAKAADADLRVYEMAVERPTEDFTQGPAMSDEACAHACAYGMMALEPGLHLLCLGEMGIGNTSAAAALCMALFGGEAAQWVGPGTGVDPAGLKRKIETVEAGLAANPGALTDPFEALRCLGGQEFAAIVGAIVAARLARVPVVLDGYACTAAAAVLHKADPKALDHCMVAHRSREPGHARLLEVIGKRPLLDLDMRLGEASGAALTIPLIRMALACHTGMSTFAEAGVSGKGGGQMH
- the cobS gene encoding adenosylcobinamide-GDP ribazoletransferase → MSDATGPRRASPLMEFTAAVIFLTRIPIPWRGNWPADLAERAFAWFPLVGGLIGAAGGVAYWAFSSAGLPPWLSAACTVAALVWLTGALHEDGLADVADGMGGGRDREQKLSIMKDSRIGTYGAAALILSFAMRIGALAAIAEPRAVALALIGAHAFSRGLLPALKAVLPDARPTGASASQGRPNHARALVAAVIGISLAATALGKLDPMGGGAGLLILAVSAASASPLIAMARRQLGGITGDVLGASQQVSELAFLLALVGALSHAGL